A window from Candidatus Woesearchaeota archaeon encodes these proteins:
- a CDS encoding DNA-directed RNA polymerase — MFYRIEVKDYIRVPPELFGESAENAILKRVKSKYEGVVSKDLGSVIDVSKVIGIKEGVIIPGDGAAYYETEFELITFKPEMKEVVFGKIKDIADFGAFVSMGAMEGMVHISQTMDDFVSFSKDKTLAGKDSKRVLKLGDLCKARVIAVSFKDASNPKIGLTMRQPWLGKLEWMGEPIIKPELPKKKEKKRDKRQKEE, encoded by the coding sequence ATGTTTTACAGGATTGAAGTCAAGGATTATATCAGAGTGCCTCCGGAGCTTTTCGGCGAATCAGCAGAAAATGCAATTCTGAAGAGGGTTAAGAGCAAATATGAGGGGGTTGTCTCAAAGGATTTGGGCTCTGTCATAGATGTCTCAAAGGTAATTGGAATAAAGGAGGGAGTGATAATCCCGGGAGACGGGGCAGCTTATTACGAAACTGAGTTTGAGCTTATCACATTCAAGCCGGAAATGAAGGAAGTGGTGTTCGGAAAAATCAAGGACATTGCTGACTTCGGCGCATTCGTCTCAATGGGAGCAATGGAGGGAATGGTCCACATCTCCCAGACAATGGATGATTTCGTGAGCTTCAGCAAGGACAAGACGCTTGCAGGAAAAGACAGCAAGAGAGTGCTCAAGCTTGGAGACCTCTGCAAGGCAAGAGTGATTGCAGTAAGCTTCAAGGATGCCTCAAACCCGAAAATCGGGCTTACAATGAGGCAGCCCTGGCTTGGAAAGCTTGAGTGGATGGGAGAGCCAATAATCAAGCCTGAATTGCCGAAAAAAAAGGAAAAGAAGCGCGACAAAAGGCAAAAAGAAGAATAA
- a CDS encoding DNA-directed RNA polymerase subunit E'', which translates to MRKKVCKQCKIMVTGDKCPICNGNDFSTNFQGRIYIVDPVKSKVAQKLNIEAKGEYALKVR; encoded by the coding sequence ATGAGAAAAAAAGTTTGCAAACAGTGCAAAATCATGGTAACAGGAGACAAGTGCCCCATTTGCAACGGCAATGACTTCAGCACAAACTTCCAGGGAAGAATCTACATAGTTGACCCTGTGAAGTCAAAGGTTGCGCAGAAATTGAACATTGAGGCAAAGGGAGAATACGCGCTAAAAGTCAGATAA